In the Sulfitobacter pacificus genome, one interval contains:
- a CDS encoding murein hydrolase activator EnvC family protein, which translates to MKYLALLLTLFWPATLAAQSIEEQARAAVSALEAASGMLDQADGARDRVRALTQTIQAFETGLGAMRAGLRQAAINEAQLTAKLASRDGEVADLLGVLQSMGGVPSPVILLHPEGPTGTARAGMLLAELTPALNRRADALRQDLENVQTLRALQTDAAKRLQTGLTEVQSARTALNQAMAERTDLPKRFTADPVRTGILIASTETLDGFASGLSEIVTDEVEPAPVTLDGKIGELPLPAQGLVLRRAGEADAAGVKRPGLILATRPGAIVTSPTAATIRYIGGLLDFGNVVILEPQANTLFVIAGLDVVYGEAGQVIAGGTPIGLMGGATAEIGEELSPLREGSGTERSETLYIEVREENTPQDPALWFRTDEDG; encoded by the coding sequence ATGAAGTATCTGGCCCTCCTTCTGACGCTGTTCTGGCCTGCCACGCTGGCGGCGCAATCCATTGAGGAGCAGGCCCGCGCGGCGGTATCCGCATTGGAAGCGGCATCGGGTATGCTGGATCAGGCGGATGGCGCGCGCGACAGGGTGCGGGCCCTGACCCAGACCATACAGGCCTTTGAAACCGGCTTGGGTGCGATGCGGGCCGGGCTGCGTCAAGCGGCGATCAATGAGGCGCAGTTGACCGCCAAACTGGCGTCGCGCGATGGCGAAGTGGCGGATCTGCTGGGAGTATTGCAAAGCATGGGCGGGGTGCCGTCGCCCGTCATCCTGTTGCATCCCGAAGGGCCAACCGGCACCGCCCGGGCGGGCATGTTATTGGCAGAGCTGACACCGGCGTTGAACCGGCGGGCGGATGCCCTGCGCCAGGATCTGGAAAATGTGCAGACCCTGCGGGCCTTGCAGACCGATGCCGCCAAGCGGCTTCAGACCGGGTTGACCGAAGTGCAATCCGCCCGCACTGCGCTTAATCAGGCAATGGCAGAGCGTACCGATTTGCCCAAGCGGTTTACCGCAGACCCGGTGCGCACCGGTATTCTGATCGCCTCGACTGAAACGCTGGACGGGTTTGCCAGCGGCTTGTCCGAAATTGTGACGGATGAGGTTGAACCGGCCCCTGTGACGTTGGACGGGAAAATCGGGGAGCTGCCGTTGCCGGCGCAAGGGTTGGTGTTGCGACGCGCGGGAGAAGCGGATGCGGCAGGTGTCAAACGCCCCGGTCTGATCCTTGCCACGCGTCCGGGCGCCATCGTCACCAGCCCGACCGCCGCGACGATCCGCTATATCGGCGGGTTGCTGGATTTCGGCAATGTGGTGATTCTTGAACCGCAGGCCAATACGCTGTTTGTCATTGCGGGGTTGGATGTGGTTTACGGTGAGGCAGGGCAGGTGATTGCGGGAGGCACACCAATTGGGCTGATGGGGGGTGCAACCGCTGAAATCGGCGAAGAATTGTCACCCCTTCGTGAAGGGTCTGGCACAGAGCGTTCAGAAACGCTCTATATAGAAGTAAGAGAAGAAAACACGCCACAGGATCCAGCATTATGGTTCCGAACGGACGAGGATGGATAG
- a CDS encoding AAA family ATPase: MTQADDMVAQIETLGEKLGEAKRSITNRFIGQERVVDLTLTALLCGGHGLLIGLPGLGKTLLVETLSTVMGLDGNRVQFTPDLMPADILGSEVLDTAPDGSRAFRFIEGPVFCQLLMADEINRASPRTQSALLQAMQEKTVTVAGQDRTLGIPFHVLATQNPIEQEGTYPLPEAQLDRFLVQIDVAYPDRDTERDILLATTGDTDAQSTQVFTAQELLDAQRLLRRIPVGDSVVELILDLVRAFRPEEDGASERVRNTVAWGPGPRAAQALMLAVRARALLQGRLAPSAEDVLDMARPVLSHRMALNFAARARGDSLQGLIDETAISLTGTKAAA, encoded by the coding sequence ATGACCCAAGCCGACGACATGGTGGCCCAGATTGAAACATTGGGCGAAAAGCTGGGCGAAGCCAAACGGTCCATCACCAACCGCTTTATCGGGCAGGAACGGGTGGTCGACCTGACGCTGACCGCGCTTTTATGCGGTGGACACGGCTTGCTGATCGGCCTGCCCGGTCTGGGGAAAACCCTTTTGGTCGAAACCCTTAGCACCGTGATGGGCTTGGACGGAAACCGTGTTCAGTTTACGCCGGATCTGATGCCTGCTGATATTCTGGGATCAGAAGTATTGGATACTGCCCCCGACGGCAGCCGCGCCTTTCGGTTTATTGAAGGGCCGGTGTTTTGCCAACTGTTGATGGCCGATGAAATCAACCGCGCCAGCCCGCGCACCCAATCGGCCCTGTTGCAGGCGATGCAGGAAAAGACCGTGACCGTTGCAGGGCAGGATCGCACCCTTGGCATTCCGTTCCACGTGCTGGCCACCCAGAACCCGATTGAGCAGGAAGGCACCTACCCCCTGCCAGAGGCGCAATTGGACCGCTTCCTTGTGCAGATCGACGTGGCCTATCCTGACCGCGATACAGAACGTGACATCCTGCTGGCGACCACAGGTGACACCGATGCGCAATCCACACAGGTCTTCACCGCGCAGGAGCTGCTGGACGCGCAGCGCCTGCTGCGGCGCATACCGGTGGGTGACTCTGTGGTAGAGCTGATCCTTGATCTGGTCCGCGCGTTCCGCCCCGAAGAAGACGGGGCCAGCGAGCGGGTGCGCAACACGGTTGCATGGGGCCCCGGCCCACGTGCGGCACAGGCGCTGATGCTGGCGGTCCGCGCACGCGCCCTGTTGCAGGGGCGACTGGCCCCCTCCGCCGAAGATGTGCTGGACATGGCACGCCCTGTATTGTCACACCGCATGGCGTTGAACTTTGCCGCGCGCGCCCGGGGTGACAGCCTGCAAGGGTTGATTGATGAAACCGCCATCAGCCTGACCGGAACGAAAGCAGCCGCGTGA
- a CDS encoding glutathione S-transferase: MLPIFYSFRRCPYAMRARLAIASSGIRVELREILLRDKPQAFLDTSPSGTVPCLSVQPVSVQPGLVTDARVIDESLDIMLWALNHADPQGWLNMPPDGHALIARVDGEFKTALDRTKYATRYPDEDPQEHRAIAAGFLGELDQQIDGYIYGKPTLADFATLPFIRQFAFIDKPWFDAQPWPKLQAWLTAFLDSAAFAQIMSKYPPWQSGDAPLYFPE, from the coding sequence ATGCTGCCGATTTTCTATTCCTTTCGGCGGTGCCCCTATGCAATGCGTGCCCGTCTGGCCATCGCCAGTTCTGGCATTCGGGTCGAGTTGCGCGAGATCCTGTTGCGCGACAAACCGCAGGCCTTCCTTGATACCTCGCCCAGCGGCACGGTCCCTTGTTTGTCAGTGCAGCCCGTGTCAGTGCAACCCGGCTTGGTCACGGACGCCCGTGTCATCGACGAAAGCCTCGACATCATGCTGTGGGCACTGAACCACGCCGATCCACAGGGGTGGCTGAACATGCCCCCGGACGGTCACGCCCTGATCGCCCGTGTGGACGGGGAGTTCAAAACCGCCCTTGATCGCACCAAATATGCCACACGCTACCCCGATGAAGACCCGCAGGAACACCGCGCCATCGCCGCCGGTTTCCTAGGCGAGCTGGACCAACAAATTGACGGATACATCTACGGCAAACCAACGCTTGCCGATTTCGCGACCTTGCCCTTCATCCGCCAGTTCGCCTTTATCGACAAGCCGTGGTTTGACGCGCAGCCATGGCCGAAGCTTCAGGCCTGGCTTACTGCATTTCTGGACTCTGCCGCCTTTGCTCAAATCATGTCAAAATACCCTCCTTGGCAATCCGGTGACGCGCCGCTCTATTTCCCGGAATAA
- a CDS encoding DUF1203 domain-containing protein, with product MQFTALPTATVSALQSDATDAYNMPCERSISDGAGNPCRHCLCNIPEGAPMLILAHRPFDRHHAYAETGPIFLCASDCPRGGGGAMPEILTTSPDYLLKGYCAQDRIVYGTGKIVPSADIPTYVEAVFTDPSVAYIHVRSARNNCYQLRIDRG from the coding sequence ATGCAATTCACCGCCCTGCCCACCGCCACCGTCAGCGCCCTGCAAAGCGACGCGACCGACGCTTATAACATGCCCTGCGAACGCAGCATCTCGGACGGGGCGGGCAATCCCTGCCGCCACTGCCTGTGCAACATACCCGAAGGTGCCCCCATGCTGATCCTTGCCCACCGGCCCTTTGACAGGCACCATGCCTATGCTGAAACAGGACCGATATTCCTCTGTGCATCCGATTGCCCCCGTGGCGGCGGAGGTGCAATGCCCGAGATCCTGACCACCTCACCCGATTATCTGCTCAAGGGATATTGCGCGCAGGACCGCATCGTCTATGGCACCGGCAAGATCGTCCCATCCGCCGATATCCCCACCTATGTCGAAGCTGTTTTTACCGATCCCAGCGTCGCCTACATCCATGTCCGCTCTGCCCGGAACAATTGTTATCAGTTGCGCATCGACCGGGGCTAA
- a CDS encoding DUF1285 domain-containing protein, with the protein MSGQKTVTPTANTLAEAARAAKTRGLPPLEKWNPPFCGDLDMQIKRDGTWFYEGTPIGRPELVKLFSTILWREGDKYFLVTPVEKVGITVEDAPFVAVDFEADGAGDAQKLSFISNVGDVAIAGPSNPIRVERDPETGEPAPYVLIRRNLEALIDRKSFYRLVELGVHHDGWFGLWSEGEFFGIIASDELPQEA; encoded by the coding sequence ATGAGCGGACAAAAAACCGTTACCCCGACTGCAAATACACTGGCAGAGGCTGCGCGTGCGGCGAAAACGCGCGGATTGCCGCCGTTGGAGAAATGGAACCCGCCCTTTTGCGGTGATCTGGACATGCAGATCAAGCGCGATGGCACCTGGTTCTATGAGGGCACGCCGATTGGTCGGCCCGAACTGGTGAAGCTTTTCTCTACGATTCTGTGGCGGGAAGGGGACAAGTATTTCCTTGTCACGCCGGTTGAGAAGGTTGGTATCACGGTTGAGGATGCGCCGTTTGTGGCGGTGGATTTTGAGGCGGATGGCGCGGGTGATGCGCAAAAACTTAGCTTTATCAGTAATGTAGGTGATGTTGCGATTGCGGGCCCATCCAACCCGATCCGCGTTGAGCGTGACCCCGAAACCGGAGAGCCCGCCCCCTATGTTCTGATCCGGCGCAATCTGGAGGCGCTGATTGACCGCAAGAGCTTCTATCGTCTGGTTGAATTGGGTGTGCATCATGACGGCTGGTTTGGGCTGTGGTCAGAGGGTGAATTCTTTGGCATCATAGCGTCAGATGAATTGCCGCAAGAGGCCTGA
- a CDS encoding hydroxypyruvate isomerase family protein, with the protein MSLKFAANLSHLWPELPFLERFVAAAAAGFEAVEVLFPYDIAAKEIQRALIANGQRLVLINAPPPNYTGGARGFAAQPEMVERFQYDMKRVFRYAEVLKVPFVHVMTGVAEGDAAKQTLIDNLKWASSEAPEGLTLTLEPLNAVAQPGYFLNDYALAAEVLAAVDAPNVGLQYDSYHAQMIHGDAVAVFDQYLPLIRHIQIGDSPDRGAPETGEVDFDGLFERIRAAEYAGWISGEYSPNGPSEESLGWMLR; encoded by the coding sequence ATGTCACTGAAATTTGCCGCCAACCTTAGTCACTTATGGCCCGAGCTGCCTTTTCTGGAGCGTTTCGTGGCCGCCGCCGCAGCGGGGTTTGAAGCGGTTGAAGTGCTGTTTCCCTATGACATTGCAGCCAAGGAAATCCAACGTGCGCTGATTGCCAACGGTCAGCGGCTGGTGCTGATCAACGCGCCGCCGCCGAATTACACCGGTGGCGCTCGCGGATTTGCGGCACAGCCGGAAATGGTGGAGCGTTTTCAATATGATATGAAGCGTGTCTTTCGATATGCTGAGGTATTGAAAGTGCCTTTTGTGCATGTGATGACCGGCGTGGCCGAAGGGGACGCGGCGAAACAGACCTTGATCGACAATCTGAAATGGGCGTCGTCAGAAGCACCCGAGGGGCTGACCCTGACGCTGGAGCCGCTGAACGCGGTGGCGCAGCCGGGGTATTTCCTGAACGATTACGCTCTGGCTGCAGAGGTGCTGGCGGCGGTGGATGCGCCTAATGTGGGGCTGCAATACGACAGCTATCATGCGCAGATGATCCATGGTGATGCGGTGGCGGTGTTTGATCAGTACCTGCCGCTGATCCGGCATATCCAGATCGGGGACTCGCCGGATCGTGGGGCACCGGAAACCGGTGAGGTGGATTTTGACGGGCTGTTTGAACGGATCAGGGCGGCAGAATATGCTGGTTGGATCAGTGGTGAATATTCTCCCAATGGGCCGAGCGAGGAGAGTTTGGGCTGGATGCTCCGCTAA
- the gpmI gene encoding 2,3-bisphosphoglycerate-independent phosphoglycerate mutase: MNIPKPVVLCILDGWGLSPRSEGNAPLLAQTPTMDRIMRECPNATLTTFGPDVGLPRGQMGNSEVGHTNIGAGRVVAMDLGQIDLAIEEGTFARQEALLEFIGKMKASGGTAHLMGVVSDGGVHGHVSHMIAAARALDDAGVPLVIHAVTDGRDVAPRSAKAYFEALEAALPAGVKVVTVTGRYFAMDRDNRWERVEKAVQVILRGEGLPENTAQGAVDQAYARGEDDEFIQATVLGGYGGAQDGDGLFCLNFRADRAREILAALGDPAFDSFAVGARPEWAALMGMAQYSTAHAAYMSTMYHKPELANTLGDWVAKQGLRQFRLAETEKYPHVTFFLNGGEEVAFEGEARQMPKSPNVATYDLQPEMSCGEVSDHLVAAIEEGYDLIVVNYANPDMVGHTGDLKAAMAACAAVDAGLGRALEALEKAGGAMIVTADHGNCEVMIDPETGGPHTAHTLNPVPVILVGGPDGAVLRDGRLADLAPTLLELMGLEQPDEMTGVSLIK; the protein is encoded by the coding sequence ATGAACATCCCTAAACCTGTGGTTCTGTGCATTCTGGACGGGTGGGGTCTGAGCCCTCGGTCCGAGGGCAACGCCCCCTTGCTGGCGCAAACGCCGACAATGGACCGGATCATGCGGGAATGTCCCAATGCGACATTGACCACCTTCGGGCCCGATGTGGGTCTGCCGCGTGGGCAAATGGGCAATTCCGAAGTGGGCCATACCAATATTGGTGCCGGGCGCGTGGTGGCGATGGATCTGGGGCAGATCGACCTTGCGATTGAAGAAGGCACATTTGCGCGGCAGGAAGCCTTGCTTGAGTTTATTGGCAAGATGAAGGCAAGCGGTGGCACGGCCCATTTGATGGGTGTGGTGTCTGATGGCGGGGTGCATGGGCATGTGAGCCATATGATCGCGGCGGCGCGTGCGCTGGATGATGCCGGTGTGCCGCTTGTGATCCATGCGGTGACGGACGGGCGCGATGTGGCCCCGCGATCCGCCAAAGCGTATTTCGAAGCGTTGGAGGCGGCCCTGCCAGCGGGTGTTAAAGTTGTCACGGTCACCGGGCGGTATTTTGCCATGGACCGCGACAACCGCTGGGAGCGGGTGGAAAAAGCGGTGCAGGTGATTTTGCGCGGCGAAGGTTTGCCCGAAAATACGGCGCAGGGGGCGGTGGATCAGGCCTATGCGCGGGGCGAGGATGACGAGTTTATTCAGGCCACTGTGCTGGGCGGATATGGTGGCGCACAGGATGGTGATGGGTTGTTCTGTCTGAACTTCCGTGCCGATCGCGCCCGCGAGATCTTGGCGGCCTTGGGCGATCCTGCCTTTGACAGTTTTGCAGTTGGTGCACGTCCTGAATGGGCGGCGCTGATGGGGATGGCGCAATATTCAACGGCCCATGCGGCCTATATGAGCACGATGTATCACAAGCCCGAGCTGGCCAATACCTTGGGCGATTGGGTGGCTAAACAGGGGTTGCGCCAGTTCCGTCTGGCCGAGACAGAGAAATATCCCCATGTGACGTTTTTCCTGAACGGGGGTGAGGAGGTCGCGTTTGAGGGTGAAGCCCGCCAGATGCCGAAATCACCCAATGTCGCGACTTATGATCTGCAACCCGAGATGTCCTGCGGTGAGGTGAGTGACCATTTGGTCGCGGCGATTGAAGAAGGTTATGATCTGATTGTCGTGAATTATGCCAACCCCGATATGGTCGGGCATACCGGTGATCTGAAAGCAGCGATGGCCGCATGCGCCGCGGTGGATGCGGGGCTGGGGCGTGCGCTGGAGGCGCTGGAAAAGGCGGGGGGCGCGATGATTGTGACCGCGGATCACGGCAATTGCGAAGTGATGATCGACCCTGAAACCGGCGGGCCGCATACGGCGCATACGCTTAATCCCGTGCCGGTTATATTGGTTGGTGGCCCTGACGGCGCGGTTTTGCGGGACGGGCGGTTGGCCGATCTGGCCCCGACCCTGTTGGAATTGATGGGGTTGGAACAGCCAGATGAAATGACGGGTGTGTCCTTGATCAAATGA
- a CDS encoding S41 family peptidase: protein MKKFVMAALGGTVLGVIATTQIAAPLLAQESAKTENVYEQLDLFGDIFERIRAQYVEETDSSELIEAAINGMLTSLDPHSSYLSPKDAAKMREQTRGEFGGLGIEVTQEEGFVKVVSPIDGTPADEAGIEAGDFITHVDGETLLGLVLDDAVELMRGPVGSEIVITVVREGEAEPFDVTLTRATIQLTAATARTVGETAVLRLTTFNEQTYPKMKEGLEAQVEAAGGIENINGIVLDLRNNPGGLLNQAIAISDAFLEEGEIVSTRGRELADGDRVNATPGDLSQGKPIVVLINGGSASASEIVAGALQDHRRAIVVGTKSFGKGSVQTVMPLRGNGAMRLTTARYYTPSGRSIQALGVSPDIVVEQPRLKPEADEEEESLLRPRRSEADLRGSLNNDSLTEDEVKQILEDRSKAEKAADLREEDYQLAYAIDILKGLSALGPKE, encoded by the coding sequence ATGAAGAAGTTTGTAATGGCGGCCCTTGGGGGCACGGTACTGGGGGTGATTGCCACGACCCAGATTGCGGCCCCGCTGTTGGCGCAGGAAAGTGCCAAGACAGAGAATGTCTATGAGCAGCTGGACCTGTTTGGCGATATTTTTGAACGCATCCGCGCCCAATATGTCGAAGAGACTGATAGCAGCGAGCTGATCGAGGCGGCGATCAACGGCATGTTGACCTCGCTTGATCCGCATTCCAGCTATCTGTCGCCCAAGGACGCGGCCAAGATGCGGGAACAGACGCGTGGCGAGTTCGGCGGTCTGGGTATTGAGGTCACGCAGGAAGAGGGCTTTGTCAAAGTGGTGTCGCCGATTGACGGCACGCCAGCCGATGAAGCGGGCATCGAAGCGGGCGATTTCATCACCCATGTGGATGGCGAGACCCTGTTGGGTCTGGTGCTGGATGATGCGGTTGAATTGATGCGTGGACCGGTGGGGTCTGAAATTGTCATTACCGTGGTGCGTGAGGGCGAAGCCGAGCCGTTTGATGTGACGCTGACCCGCGCCACGATCCAGTTGACCGCGGCGACAGCGCGCACCGTGGGCGAAACGGCGGTGCTGCGTTTGACCACCTTTAACGAACAGACCTATCCGAAGATGAAGGAGGGCCTTGAGGCGCAGGTTGAAGCGGCGGGTGGTATCGAGAATATCAACGGTATCGTGCTGGATCTGCGCAACAATCCCGGTGGGTTGCTGAATCAGGCCATCGCGATTTCGGATGCCTTCCTTGAGGAGGGCGAGATCGTCAGCACCCGTGGCCGCGAGCTGGCGGATGGCGACCGTGTGAACGCAACCCCCGGTGATCTGAGCCAAGGCAAGCCGATTGTGGTTCTGATCAATGGCGGGTCCGCGTCGGCATCTGAGATTGTTGCCGGTGCCTTGCAGGATCATCGTCGCGCGATTGTTGTCGGGACCAAGAGTTTCGGCAAGGGATCTGTTCAGACGGTGATGCCGCTGCGGGGCAACGGCGCGATGCGTTTGACCACGGCGCGGTATTACACGCCGTCAGGCCGGTCGATTCAGGCGCTGGGCGTATCCCCTGACATCGTCGTGGAGCAGCCGCGTTTGAAACCGGAAGCGGATGAAGAGGAAGAAAGCCTTCTGCGCCCGCGCCGCTCTGAGGCGGATTTGCGGGGCAGTCTGAACAATGACAGCCTGACAGAGGATGAGGTCAAACAGATCCTTGAAGACCGTTCCAAGGCCGAGAAAGCGGCGGATCTGCGCGAAGAGGATTATCAACTGGCCTATGCGATTGATATTCTCAAGGGATTGTCCGCATTGGGGCCGAAAGAGTGA
- the polA gene encoding DNA polymerase I, with translation MTFGKGHHLHLIDGSAFIFRAYHALPPLTRKSDGLPIGAVAGFCNMLHRYVEGNTGPDAPTHVAVIFDKGSHTFRNEMYDLYKANRDAMPEDLRPQIPLTRSATEAFNIACKEKEGFEADDIIATLAVQARAAGGRCTIISSDKDLMQLVGDGVEMLDAMKNNRIDREGVFAKFGVYPERVVDVQALAGDSVDNVPGAPGIGIKTAALLINEYGDLDGLLERAGEIKQPKRRQTLIDNEEQIRLSRRLVQLDENTPLDFTIDDLEVRDPDPETLLGFLAEMEFRTLTKRIADQMGKEAPVIADAPAAPEAPLVADIPFDAEKYEQVSDADALQRWIDAIYEVGYVAVDTETTGLNEMTAELVGISLATEAGTACYIPLIHKAGASDDLFGSDDLAEGQMKVEDALRMLTPMLEDPTILKIGQNMKYDAKIFAQIGITVAPFDDTMLMSYAQHAGLHNHGMDTLSERYLNHTPIPIKPLLGSGKSAITFDKVPLDKAVQYAAEDADITLRLWQFLKPQLHSAQVTKVYETLERPLVPVLAAMERSGIKVDRDTLSRMSNAFAQKMAGLEDEIYEIAGRKFNVGSPKQLGEILFDEMGIEGGKKGKTGAYATGVDILEDLATEHELPARVLDWRQLSKLKSTYTDALQTHINADTGRVHTSYSIAGASTGRLASTDPNLQNIPIRSEEGRRIREAFIAEEGKTLVALDYSQIELRILAHIADIPALKEAFARGDDIHAMTASEMFDVPMDEMTPDIRRRAKAINFGVIYGISGFGLARNLRIPRSEAQGFIDRYFERFPGIRTYMDDTKAFAKEHGFVQTLFGRKIHTPNITAKGPHAGFAARAAINAPIQGTAADVIRRAMIRMPEAIKDLPATMLLQVHDELLFEVDQGHEEALITAARDVMENANDPVVKLAVKLTVDAGQGANWAEAH, from the coding sequence ATGACATTCGGCAAAGGCCACCACCTGCATCTGATCGATGGTTCTGCATTTATCTTTCGCGCCTATCATGCCCTGCCGCCCCTGACGCGCAAGTCTGACGGCTTGCCCATCGGCGCGGTTGCCGGATTTTGCAACATGTTGCACCGCTACGTCGAAGGCAACACCGGCCCGGATGCCCCCACCCATGTGGCGGTGATTTTCGACAAGGGCAGCCATACCTTTCGCAACGAAATGTATGATCTGTACAAGGCCAACCGGGACGCAATGCCAGAGGATCTGCGCCCGCAGATACCCCTGACGCGCAGCGCAACCGAAGCTTTCAACATTGCCTGCAAAGAGAAAGAGGGCTTCGAGGCCGACGATATCATCGCCACCCTCGCCGTTCAGGCCCGCGCCGCCGGGGGGCGTTGCACGATCATTTCATCCGACAAGGACCTGATGCAGCTGGTCGGCGATGGCGTTGAAATGCTGGACGCGATGAAGAACAACCGCATCGACCGCGAGGGCGTATTCGCCAAATTCGGCGTCTATCCCGAACGGGTGGTTGATGTGCAGGCGCTGGCTGGCGATTCGGTGGACAATGTGCCCGGTGCCCCCGGTATCGGCATCAAAACCGCGGCACTTTTGATCAATGAATACGGCGATCTGGACGGGCTGCTGGAACGCGCCGGCGAGATCAAACAACCCAAACGCCGCCAAACCCTGATCGACAACGAGGAACAAATCCGCCTCTCCCGCCGTCTGGTGCAGCTGGATGAAAACACCCCGCTGGATTTCACCATTGATGACCTTGAGGTGCGCGACCCCGATCCTGAAACCCTGTTGGGTTTTCTTGCCGAGATGGAATTTCGCACCCTGACCAAACGCATTGCCGACCAGATGGGCAAAGAAGCACCGGTTATCGCCGATGCCCCCGCCGCGCCTGAGGCGCCGCTGGTTGCGGATATCCCGTTCGACGCTGAAAAATATGAACAGGTCAGCGATGCCGACGCCCTTCAGCGCTGGATTGATGCGATTTACGAGGTTGGCTATGTCGCCGTCGACACGGAAACCACCGGCCTGAATGAAATGACCGCCGAGCTTGTCGGCATATCACTGGCCACCGAAGCCGGTACCGCCTGTTACATCCCGTTAATTCATAAGGCCGGTGCCAGCGACGATCTGTTCGGCTCTGACGATCTGGCCGAAGGGCAGATGAAGGTCGAAGACGCGCTGCGCATGTTGACCCCGATGCTGGAGGATCCGACGATCCTGAAAATCGGCCAGAACATGAAATACGACGCCAAGATTTTTGCCCAAATCGGCATCACCGTTGCGCCCTTTGATGACACCATGCTGATGTCCTATGCACAGCACGCAGGGCTGCATAACCACGGCATGGACACCCTGTCGGAACGCTATCTGAACCACACACCGATCCCGATCAAACCCCTGCTGGGGTCAGGCAAATCGGCCATCACCTTTGACAAGGTGCCGCTGGACAAGGCGGTTCAATATGCGGCGGAGGATGCGGATATCACCCTGCGCCTCTGGCAATTCCTGAAACCACAGCTGCACAGCGCGCAGGTCACCAAAGTCTATGAAACGCTGGAGCGTCCGCTGGTGCCTGTCCTTGCGGCGATGGAACGTTCCGGAATCAAGGTGGACCGCGACACGCTCAGCCGGATGTCCAACGCCTTTGCCCAAAAAATGGCCGGGCTGGAAGACGAGATTTACGAGATTGCAGGCCGCAAGTTCAATGTCGGCTCTCCCAAACAATTGGGCGAAATCCTGTTTGATGAAATGGGGATCGAAGGCGGCAAAAAGGGTAAAACCGGGGCCTATGCCACCGGCGTTGATATCCTTGAGGACCTAGCCACCGAACATGAATTGCCCGCACGCGTGCTGGACTGGCGCCAGCTCAGCAAGCTGAAATCGACCTATACCGACGCGCTGCAAACCCATATCAATGCCGACACCGGTCGCGTGCACACCTCCTATTCCATTGCGGGAGCCTCTACCGGACGCCTTGCCTCAACCGATCCGAACCTGCAAAATATCCCGATCCGGTCAGAGGAAGGCCGCCGCATTCGCGAGGCCTTTATTGCAGAAGAAGGCAAGACATTGGTTGCCCTGGATTATTCCCAGATTGAGCTGCGCATCCTTGCCCATATCGCCGACATTCCTGCGCTCAAGGAAGCCTTTGCCCGTGGCGATGACATTCACGCCATGACCGCCTCTGAAATGTTCGATGTGCCGATGGACGAAATGACACCCGACATTCGCCGCCGTGCCAAGGCGATCAACTTTGGCGTGATTTATGGCATTTCCGGTTTCGGCCTCGCCCGCAACCTGCGTATTCCGCGCAGCGAAGCCCAAGGGTTCATCGACCGTTATTTCGAACGCTTCCCCGGCATCCGTACCTATATGGACGACACCAAGGCTTTTGCCAAAGAGCATGGTTTTGTGCAAACCCTGTTCGGGCGCAAAATCCACACGCCCAATATCACCGCCAAGGGACCACATGCCGGTTTCGCCGCCCGCGCCGCGATCAACGCGCCGATTCAGGGCACAGCTGCCGATGTCATCCGCCGCGCGATGATCCGCATGCCCGAGGCAATCAAGGATCTGCCCGCCACGATGTTGCTACAGGTCCACGACGAACTCTTGTTCGAGGTGGATCAGGGACATGAGGAGGCGCTGATTACAGCCGCCCGTGATGTCATGGAAAACGCCAATGATCCTGTGGTCAAGCTCGCCGTCAAGCTTACCGTTGACGCAGGACAAGGGGCCAATTGGGCAGAGGCGCATTAA
- a CDS encoding zinc-finger domain-containing protein, whose amino-acid sequence MSQPAPETKVVNTYRIACDGSEGALGHPRVWLQIPKDTGFVECGYCDCKFVHADFEGKV is encoded by the coding sequence ATGAGCCAGCCCGCGCCAGAAACCAAGGTCGTGAACACCTACCGCATCGCCTGTGACGGCAGCGAAGGGGCGTTGGGCCATCCCCGTGTCTGGCTGCAAATCCCCAAAGACACCGGGTTTGTCGAATGCGGCTATTGCGATTGCAAATTCGTACATGCGGATTTTGAAGGCAAAGTTTAA